A single region of the Austwickia chelonae genome encodes:
- the meaB gene encoding methylmalonyl Co-A mutase-associated GTPase MeaB, which yields MAEPYDAVRAAERVRSGRRLDVARAITLVESSRPDHRAQARELLRELTPHTGAAMRVGISGVPGAGKSTFIDALGTRLIEAGHRVAVVAVDPSSSRTGGSILGDRTRMAQLSASDDAFVRPSPSGGHLGGVARATRESMVVLEAAGYDVVLVETVGVGQSEVAVAEMVDTFLMLALARSGDQLQGIKRGILERVDVIAVNKADGDNEGEARVCARELRGAMRLMAGDSASAPEVLTCSARTGAGLDEVWSAVTAHRDRLDQEGSLQERRAEQQRSWLWALTETEALDSLHHSPQVLAVRENIEHQVMTGRMAAPEGSRTLLEAFVAGMLAAQEQTANEPSSAGNPR from the coding sequence ATGGCTGAGCCGTACGACGCCGTACGGGCCGCTGAACGGGTCAGGTCGGGGCGCCGGTTGGACGTGGCGAGGGCCATCACCCTCGTCGAGTCCTCCCGCCCCGACCACCGGGCACAGGCCCGGGAATTACTCCGCGAGCTCACCCCACACACCGGTGCGGCGATGCGGGTGGGCATCTCGGGTGTACCAGGAGCCGGTAAGTCGACCTTCATCGACGCCCTGGGCACCCGCCTCATCGAAGCGGGTCATCGGGTCGCCGTGGTCGCCGTCGACCCCAGCAGTTCCCGCACCGGCGGCAGCATCCTGGGTGACCGGACCCGGATGGCCCAACTCTCTGCCAGCGACGACGCCTTCGTGCGCCCGTCACCGTCGGGTGGGCACCTGGGCGGCGTCGCCCGGGCAACCCGGGAGTCGATGGTCGTGCTCGAAGCCGCCGGGTACGACGTGGTCCTCGTGGAGACCGTCGGCGTGGGCCAGTCAGAAGTGGCCGTCGCCGAAATGGTCGACACCTTCCTCATGTTGGCGCTGGCCCGCAGCGGCGACCAGCTCCAGGGCATCAAGCGAGGCATCCTCGAACGTGTCGACGTCATCGCGGTCAACAAGGCCGACGGCGACAACGAGGGCGAGGCCCGGGTGTGTGCCCGTGAGCTGCGCGGCGCGATGCGCCTGATGGCCGGCGATTCGGCCTCCGCGCCGGAGGTGCTGACCTGCAGTGCGCGCACAGGTGCCGGGCTGGACGAGGTGTGGTCCGCGGTAACGGCCCACCGGGACCGGCTCGATCAGGAAGGCTCCCTGCAGGAGCGGCGCGCCGAACAGCAGCGTTCCTGGTTGTGGGCACTCACGGAGACCGAAGCCCTGGACAGCCTGCACCATTCGCCTCAGGTGCTCGCAGTGCGGGAGAACATCGAACACCAGGTGATGACCGGCCGGATGGCCGCCCCCGAGGGCAGCCGCACCCTGTTGGAGGCCTTCGTCGCCGGGATGCTCGCCGCCCAGGAACAGACGGCGAACGAACCTTCCTCGGCAGGAAACCCACGCTGA
- the mutA gene encoding methylmalonyl-CoA mutase small subunit yields the protein MTSVDETFLPLADGFDTLSHDQWQGLVAKVLNRGRPEDKRLDGATAEAKLHTTTVDGIGIPCLYEAGDAPLALGHPGVMPFTRGSGYRPADVPWGVRSLHDDPDSAITRKAVMTDLERGATSLWFEIGEHAVHAEDLGTVLEDVLLDLAPVCVTSATDQEAAAQTLRDVWRQRGLVTRQARGNLGLDPLGAAARTGEEPRTEGMVAAVRDCLADYPQVRAISVDMRPYHDAGAGDVDEIAFAVATGVDYLRILADAGISPAESFSQIEFRLNATADEFLTIAKMRALRRAWARVGEECGVPEKERGARLHVVTSWRMMSRDDPYVNMLRTTMACFGAAVGAAEAITVLPFDTVAGLPDEFSRRVARNTQVLLAEESNVGRVLDPAGGSWYVEQLTDEMSQSAWAAFQEVEAAGGMTRALADLLVRDRIGATVAERAKRLAKRQLPLTGVSMFPQVAEKPLERRPRPAVPASSGGLEPHRDSEVFEALRDRSLAHEQETGSAPPVFLACLGARRDFGARETFTSALLAVGGLATPRSEGGTPEEIAAQAKELGARVAVLCSSADRYAEQGVAVAKALRDVGVDKIYIAGRPGELGEGADTVDDSIFAGMDVVTALSSILDLIGAPATASADATRKDR from the coding sequence ATGACCTCCGTCGACGAGACATTCCTCCCCCTCGCGGACGGATTCGACACGCTCAGCCACGACCAGTGGCAGGGCCTGGTCGCCAAGGTCCTCAACCGTGGACGCCCCGAGGACAAACGCCTCGACGGGGCCACGGCCGAAGCCAAGCTGCACACCACCACCGTGGACGGCATCGGCATCCCCTGCCTGTACGAAGCAGGTGACGCCCCCCTTGCCCTCGGCCATCCCGGAGTGATGCCCTTCACCCGAGGTAGCGGATACCGGCCGGCCGACGTGCCCTGGGGAGTCCGCTCCCTGCACGACGACCCCGACTCCGCGATCACCCGCAAAGCCGTCATGACCGACCTCGAGCGCGGAGCGACCTCCCTGTGGTTCGAGATCGGTGAGCATGCCGTGCACGCCGAAGACCTCGGCACCGTCCTCGAAGACGTCCTGCTCGACCTGGCACCCGTCTGTGTGACCAGCGCCACCGATCAGGAAGCCGCCGCCCAGACCCTGCGCGACGTCTGGCGCCAACGTGGCCTGGTCACCCGTCAGGCCCGCGGCAACCTCGGGCTCGACCCGCTCGGTGCCGCCGCCCGCACCGGGGAAGAACCCCGCACGGAGGGCATGGTCGCCGCGGTCCGCGACTGCCTCGCCGACTACCCGCAGGTACGGGCCATCTCGGTGGACATGCGGCCGTACCATGACGCCGGAGCCGGAGACGTCGACGAGATCGCCTTCGCCGTCGCCACCGGAGTCGACTACCTGCGTATTCTCGCCGACGCCGGGATCAGCCCGGCCGAATCCTTCTCACAGATCGAGTTCCGGCTCAATGCGACCGCCGACGAATTCCTCACCATCGCCAAGATGCGCGCGCTGCGTCGGGCCTGGGCCCGGGTGGGCGAGGAGTGCGGAGTCCCGGAGAAGGAACGCGGTGCCCGTCTGCACGTGGTCACCTCCTGGCGGATGATGAGCCGGGACGATCCGTACGTCAATATGCTGCGCACCACGATGGCCTGCTTCGGCGCCGCCGTCGGTGCTGCCGAAGCCATCACCGTGCTTCCCTTCGACACCGTGGCCGGGCTGCCCGACGAGTTCAGCCGCCGTGTCGCCCGCAACACCCAGGTCCTGCTCGCCGAGGAGAGCAATGTCGGCCGGGTCCTCGACCCCGCCGGTGGCAGCTGGTACGTGGAACAGCTCACCGATGAGATGAGCCAGAGCGCATGGGCCGCTTTCCAGGAGGTCGAGGCCGCAGGCGGGATGACCCGCGCCCTGGCCGACCTGCTGGTGCGTGACCGTATCGGTGCCACCGTCGCCGAGCGGGCCAAGCGGCTCGCGAAGCGTCAGCTCCCGCTCACCGGGGTCAGCATGTTCCCCCAGGTGGCGGAAAAACCGCTGGAACGTCGGCCTCGCCCTGCGGTTCCGGCCTCGTCCGGGGGTCTCGAGCCGCACCGGGACTCGGAGGTCTTCGAGGCCCTGCGCGACCGCTCCCTGGCCCATGAGCAGGAAACAGGGTCGGCTCCGCCGGTCTTCCTGGCCTGTTTGGGTGCCCGCCGTGACTTCGGCGCCCGGGAGACCTTCACCAGCGCACTGCTCGCCGTGGGCGGTCTGGCCACTCCGCGTAGCGAAGGCGGTACCCCGGAGGAGATCGCCGCGCAGGCGAAGGAACTCGGTGCACGGGTGGCGGTGCTCTGCTCCTCTGCCGACCGTTATGCCGAGCAAGGCGTCGCCGTGGCGAAGGCCCTGCGTGACGTCGGCGTGGACAAGATCTACATCGCAGGTCGTCCCGGCGAACTCGGCGAAGGTGCCGACACCGTCGACGACTCGATCTTCGCCGGTATGGATGTGGTGACTGCGTTGTCGTCGATCCTCGACCTCATCGGAGCACCGGCCACTGCCTCCGCCGATGCGACCCGGAAGGACCGCTGA
- a CDS encoding phytoene desaturase family protein: MSTDLPTEDRAFSPGTLRRSPGVDETVDAVVIGAGHHGLVTAAVLADAGWDVLVLEARPTVGGAVNSVVRGGWTTDEFSACHPLALASPVLRALELENHGLRWARARVQVAHLSRPQESDVPAICRQAADTAEILGQDDPRDARTWLRLAEQYDAVKGPFLEALLTAWPPVSATRRLVSAVGARHMPDFVRFMMLPSSRMGEELFRGKAARDLLAGNAMHADVPPTAPVSGVFGWLMAMLAQDVGFPSPVGGTGELARALAHRAQAAGARVDTGSAVTRVVVRGRRVHGVEVADGRRIVVRRAVVADTSAQALYGRLLDPEVVPAGVRTRLTNFLWDLPTVKLNYRLSGPVPWTAGQARGAGVVHVGLDAPGMVRWTSQLETGVLPEEPFALVGQMTSIDSSRSPSGTETLWLYTHLPRGMTHEGAVRQVVQSSERMMDRFAPDWRDLIVDRWEQTPSGMEAADANLGEGAVGGGTQQLFQQALWRPFTGAGGPRTHVGGLYLGSAAVHPGGGVHGACGYLAARAALTDSGPVGRRIDGLRVSALRRWYADPAPIWAGLHD, from the coding sequence GTGTCCACCGATCTGCCCACCGAAGACCGGGCCTTCTCCCCCGGCACCCTCCGGAGGAGCCCCGGAGTCGACGAGACCGTCGACGCCGTCGTCATCGGGGCCGGCCATCACGGTCTGGTCACCGCAGCCGTCCTGGCCGACGCAGGCTGGGACGTCCTCGTCCTGGAGGCACGGCCCACCGTCGGCGGTGCGGTGAATTCCGTCGTCCGGGGAGGGTGGACGACGGACGAGTTCAGCGCCTGTCATCCGCTGGCATTGGCCTCCCCCGTCCTGCGCGCGCTGGAGCTGGAGAATCACGGGCTGCGCTGGGCCAGGGCCCGCGTCCAGGTCGCACATCTGTCCCGTCCGCAGGAAAGCGACGTCCCGGCGATCTGTCGTCAGGCCGCCGATACGGCTGAGATCCTGGGCCAGGACGATCCTCGGGATGCTCGGACCTGGCTGCGCTTGGCGGAGCAGTACGACGCGGTGAAGGGGCCTTTCCTGGAGGCTTTGCTCACTGCCTGGCCACCGGTGAGCGCGACCCGGCGTCTGGTCTCCGCGGTCGGGGCCCGGCATATGCCGGATTTCGTCCGTTTCATGATGTTGCCCAGTTCGCGGATGGGTGAGGAGCTCTTCCGGGGGAAAGCTGCTCGGGACCTCTTGGCCGGCAATGCGATGCATGCCGATGTACCGCCGACCGCGCCGGTCAGTGGCGTCTTCGGCTGGTTGATGGCCATGTTGGCCCAGGACGTGGGTTTCCCTTCGCCGGTGGGTGGCACCGGGGAATTGGCCCGGGCCTTGGCGCACCGTGCGCAGGCCGCCGGGGCCCGGGTGGACACGGGTTCTGCGGTGACCCGGGTCGTCGTGCGCGGCCGTCGGGTCCATGGGGTGGAGGTCGCCGACGGTCGACGGATCGTTGTTCGCCGTGCGGTGGTCGCCGATACCAGCGCACAGGCCTTGTACGGTCGGCTGCTCGATCCGGAAGTGGTCCCGGCCGGGGTCCGTACCCGGTTGACGAACTTCTTGTGGGATCTGCCGACGGTGAAGCTCAACTACCGGTTGTCCGGGCCGGTGCCGTGGACCGCCGGGCAGGCTCGTGGCGCGGGTGTGGTGCATGTCGGGCTCGACGCTCCGGGGATGGTCCGCTGGACCTCCCAGTTGGAGACCGGTGTCCTCCCCGAGGAGCCTTTCGCCCTGGTCGGGCAGATGACCAGCATCGATTCTTCACGTTCCCCGTCCGGAACGGAGACGCTCTGGTTGTACACCCATCTGCCGCGAGGGATGACCCATGAGGGCGCGGTCCGGCAGGTGGTGCAGTCGAGCGAACGCATGATGGACCGGTTCGCGCCCGACTGGCGTGACCTGATCGTGGATCGTTGGGAGCAGACCCCGTCGGGGATGGAGGCGGCGGATGCGAACCTGGGCGAGGGCGCGGTCGGTGGCGGGACGCAGCAGCTCTTTCAGCAAGCACTCTGGCGGCCGTTCACCGGTGCGGGCGGCCCGCGGACACATGTCGGGGGGCTCTATCTGGGCAGTGCGGCCGTCCATCCTGGTGGTGGGGTGCATGGGGCGTGCGGTTACCTGGCTGCCCGGGCTGCATTGACGGATTCCGGCCCGGTCGGACGGCGGATCGACGGCCTGCGCGTGTCCGCGCTGCGTCGGTGGTATGCCGATCCTGCGCCGATCTGGGCCGGTCTGCACGACTGA
- the scpA gene encoding methylmalonyl-CoA mutase — MSTIPRFDGIDLGAGRPAEDSAERWQSLVSSNASYSAGWQTPEQILVPPLYTEADTAQLDFLHTVPGAPPFLRGPYATMYANQPWTIRQYAGFSTAEESNAFYRRNLAAGQKGLSVAFDLATHRGYDSDHPRVEGDVGMAGVAIDSIYDMRTLFDGIPLDKMSVSMTMNGAVLPVLALYVIAAEEQGVTPAQLSGTIQNDILKEFMVRNTYIYPPAPSMRIISDIFAFTSQNMPRFNSISISGYHMQEAGATADLELAYTLADGVEYIRAGRAVGLDVDAFAPRLSFFWAIGMNFFMEVAKMRAARLLWARLVRQFDPKNDKSMSLRTHSQTSGWSLTAQDVFNNVVRTCIEAMAATQGHTQSLHTNALDEAIALPTDFSARIARNTQLFIQQESGTCRVIDPWGGSAYVEKLTYDLARRAWAHIEEVEAAGGMAKAIEAGIPKLRIEEAAARTQARIDAGRQPVIGVNKYLVEGEEPIEVLKVDNASVRASQIEKLRRLREERDEDETRAALEKLANAAADSSGSAGGGANLLALTIDAARAKATVGEMSSALEKQFGRYTAQIRTISGVYRKEAGGVESVARAQELVAAFEKAEGRRPRILVAKMGQDGHDRGQKVISTAFADLGFDVDVGPLFQTPAEVARQALEADVHVVGVSSLAAGHLTLVPALRRELDSAGLDDMMIVVGGVIPSQDFDELRAAGADDIYPPGTVITEAAAGLLEKLLTRLGADIPARSAAAAQGEETHG; from the coding sequence ATGAGTACCATTCCCCGTTTCGACGGCATCGACCTGGGTGCAGGTCGTCCGGCTGAGGACTCGGCCGAACGCTGGCAGTCGCTGGTGTCCTCCAATGCGTCGTACAGCGCGGGCTGGCAGACGCCGGAGCAGATCCTGGTGCCGCCGCTGTACACCGAAGCCGACACCGCCCAGCTCGACTTCCTGCACACCGTGCCAGGCGCTCCGCCTTTCCTGCGCGGGCCGTACGCCACCATGTACGCCAACCAGCCGTGGACGATCCGCCAGTACGCCGGGTTCTCCACTGCGGAGGAGTCCAACGCCTTCTACCGGCGTAACCTCGCCGCGGGCCAGAAGGGTCTGTCGGTCGCCTTCGACCTGGCGACCCACCGTGGTTACGACTCCGACCACCCGCGCGTCGAAGGCGACGTGGGTATGGCCGGGGTGGCCATCGATTCGATCTACGACATGCGCACCCTGTTCGACGGCATCCCGTTGGACAAGATGAGTGTGTCAATGACGATGAACGGCGCCGTGCTGCCCGTGCTGGCGCTGTACGTCATCGCTGCCGAGGAGCAGGGTGTCACCCCTGCGCAGCTGTCCGGAACCATCCAGAACGACATCCTCAAGGAGTTCATGGTCCGGAACACGTACATCTACCCGCCGGCGCCGTCGATGCGGATCATCTCCGACATCTTCGCGTTCACCTCGCAGAACATGCCGCGGTTCAACTCGATCTCGATCTCCGGCTATCACATGCAGGAGGCCGGGGCCACTGCCGACCTGGAGCTGGCGTACACCCTCGCCGACGGTGTCGAGTACATCCGGGCCGGACGCGCGGTCGGCCTGGACGTCGACGCCTTCGCGCCGCGGCTGTCCTTCTTCTGGGCGATCGGGATGAACTTCTTCATGGAGGTCGCCAAGATGCGTGCGGCCCGGCTCCTCTGGGCCAGGCTGGTGCGCCAGTTCGACCCGAAGAACGACAAGTCGATGTCGCTGCGCACACACAGCCAGACCTCCGGGTGGTCCTTGACCGCGCAGGACGTCTTCAACAACGTGGTGCGTACCTGCATCGAGGCGATGGCCGCGACCCAGGGGCACACCCAGTCTTTGCACACCAACGCCCTCGACGAGGCCATCGCCCTGCCGACCGACTTCTCCGCCCGGATCGCGCGGAACACCCAGCTGTTCATCCAGCAGGAGTCGGGCACCTGCCGAGTCATCGACCCGTGGGGTGGCAGCGCCTATGTGGAGAAGCTGACCTACGACCTGGCGCGGCGCGCCTGGGCGCACATCGAAGAGGTCGAGGCGGCCGGCGGTATGGCCAAGGCCATCGAAGCCGGTATTCCGAAACTGCGTATCGAAGAAGCGGCCGCTCGCACCCAGGCCCGGATCGACGCCGGACGGCAGCCGGTCATCGGAGTCAACAAGTACCTGGTCGAGGGCGAGGAGCCCATCGAGGTCCTCAAGGTCGACAATGCGTCGGTGCGGGCCAGCCAGATCGAGAAGCTGCGTCGTCTCCGCGAAGAACGGGACGAGGACGAGACCCGCGCCGCTCTGGAGAAGCTGGCCAATGCGGCTGCGGACAGCAGCGGTTCGGCCGGTGGCGGCGCGAACCTGCTCGCGCTGACCATCGACGCGGCCCGAGCCAAGGCCACCGTCGGCGAGATGTCCTCCGCTCTGGAGAAGCAGTTCGGTCGGTACACCGCGCAGATCCGCACCATCAGCGGCGTCTACCGGAAGGAGGCCGGCGGGGTGGAATCCGTCGCCCGCGCGCAGGAACTGGTCGCCGCCTTCGAGAAGGCCGAAGGCCGTCGCCCACGTATCCTCGTCGCCAAGATGGGACAGGACGGCCACGACCGAGGGCAGAAGGTGATCTCCACCGCCTTCGCCGACCTCGGCTTCGACGTCGACGTGGGCCCGCTCTTCCAGACCCCCGCCGAGGTCGCTCGGCAGGCTCTGGAGGCCGACGTCCACGTCGTGGGCGTCTCCTCCCTGGCCGCCGGACATCTCACGCTCGTGCCTGCGCTGCGACGTGAGCTGGACTCCGCGGGTCTGGACGACATGATGATCGTGGTCGGCGGGGTCATCCCCTCGCAGGACTTCGACGAGCTGCGCGCAGCCGGTGCCGACGACATCTACCCGCCCGGAACGGTCATCACCGAAGCCGCGGCCGGTCTGCTGGAAAAGCTGCTCACGCGGCTCGGCGCCGACATCCCCGCCCGATCCGCTGCTGCTGCGCAGGGTGAGGAGACGCATGGCTGA
- the selD gene encoding selenide, water dikinase SelD, which produces MAKVGVVDNDVRLTRYAAGGGCACKLPAGQLEALVAGLQGVSHPDLIVGLDDGDDACAVRLAAGPDGADRAILSTADFFTPMVDDPYDWGRVAAANALSDVYAMGGRPIAAINLVGWPVDLLPDDLLREVLRGGLDVAAQAGCPLAGGHSISAPEPLYGMAVTGVADPARLLRNDAARPGLPLTLTKPVGVGLLNNRHKATGESFPQAVASMTTLNATASEAALTAGVQACTDVTGFGLLGHLFKMMRASGTVAELEASAVPVLAGAREAFRDGFVPGGSRRNLDWVRPQLEVGSGVDEEDLLVLADAQTSGGLLVVGEIPGCPVIGQVVPADGGATVRVRR; this is translated from the coding sequence ATGGCTAAGGTCGGCGTCGTGGACAACGATGTTCGATTGACGAGATATGCCGCTGGGGGTGGGTGCGCGTGCAAGCTTCCGGCCGGTCAGCTGGAAGCCTTGGTGGCCGGTTTGCAAGGGGTGTCGCACCCGGATCTGATCGTCGGTCTCGATGACGGGGACGACGCATGTGCGGTGCGCCTGGCCGCGGGACCGGACGGGGCGGACAGGGCGATCCTGTCCACGGCGGATTTCTTCACGCCGATGGTCGACGATCCGTACGACTGGGGGCGGGTGGCTGCGGCGAATGCGCTCTCCGATGTCTATGCGATGGGTGGTCGGCCGATCGCGGCGATCAACCTGGTGGGGTGGCCGGTGGATCTGCTGCCGGACGACCTGTTACGTGAGGTGCTCCGGGGAGGGCTGGACGTCGCGGCGCAGGCAGGGTGTCCCCTCGCCGGAGGTCATTCGATCTCGGCGCCGGAGCCTCTGTACGGCATGGCGGTGACCGGGGTCGCCGATCCGGCTCGGCTTCTGCGCAATGATGCGGCCCGGCCGGGGCTGCCGTTGACGTTGACGAAACCGGTGGGGGTCGGCCTGCTGAACAACCGGCACAAGGCGACCGGGGAGAGCTTCCCACAGGCGGTGGCGTCGATGACCACGCTGAATGCCACGGCTTCCGAAGCAGCGTTGACGGCCGGGGTGCAGGCCTGCACCGATGTCACGGGTTTCGGGCTGCTCGGTCATTTGTTCAAGATGATGCGGGCCTCGGGGACGGTGGCCGAACTGGAGGCTTCGGCGGTTCCGGTGCTGGCCGGGGCCCGGGAGGCTTTCCGGGACGGTTTCGTCCCGGGTGGTTCCCGGCGCAATCTGGATTGGGTTCGGCCTCAGCTGGAGGTGGGGTCGGGGGTTGACGAGGAGGATCTGCTGGTGTTGGCCGATGCGCAGACCTCTGGTGGACTGCTGGTGGTCGGGGAGATCCCGGGGTGCCCGGTGATCGGCCAGGTCGTTCCGGCTGATGGGGGCGCGACGGTGCGGGTACGCCGCTGA